The DNA sequence AGGCTCATCGATCCGCACAAGTTCCATTTGTTCCGGGTGTTCCGGAGGACAGATCGTATCGCCAACCATAATATCTTCTACTCCGGAAAGCGCAATAAGATCTCCCGGCTTGGCTTCGGAGATTTCTTCTTTTTTCAAACCGAAGAAACCAAACATTTTAGTGATCCGGAAAGTTTTTTCCGTACCGTCCCGTTTAATCAGTGTAGCCTGATCTCCTTTTTTAATTGTGCCGCGGAACACTCTGCCGACACCGATACGGCCGAGATAATCATTATAATCGAGCATTGTTACCTGAAATTGAAACGGCTCTTCCGCATTGTCAACCGGGGCTGGAACATTATCGATAACAGTTTTGAAGACAACGGACATATCATCATTTTGGTCGTCGTCTTTTAAGCTTGCTGTTCCGTTAATGGCGGATGCATAAACGACGGGGAAGTCTAGCTGATCCTCATCAGCATCCAGTTCAATAAATAAGTCCAGAACCTCATCAATAACTTCTGCAGGACGCGCCATCGGGCGGTCAATTTTGTTCAGAACTACAACCGGAGTTAATTTCTGCTCAAGCGCTTTTTTTAGTACAAAGCGTGTCTGCGGCATACATCCTTCAAAAGCATCAACGACGAGAAGTACTCCGTCCACCATCTTAAGGATTCGTTCTACTTCTCCTCCAAAATCGGCGTGGCCCGGTGTATCCAGGATGTTAATTCTTTTATCTTCGTATTTCACTGCTGTATTTTTAGCAAGGATGGTAATACCGCGTTCTTTTTCGATATCATTGTTATCCATTGCGCGCTCAGCTACTTGTTCATGTTCACTGAATGTTCCTGATTGTTTTAGCAGCTCATCAACCAGTGTAGTTTTTCCGTGGTCAACGTGGGCGATAATGGCAATATTTCTTAAATCGTTACGTACGTTCATTCCTTAAAACGCTCCTGTCTTCTGTGGGATTACATCTTACCAACTATATCATATATTTAAATAAAAAGCACGTTTTACTCCTGATTCTCAGCGGAAAGAGGGAGCTGACCCTTTGTCTGGCCCTGGCCGGAGACAAGATACTTTGTCGTCATTAAAGCACTCAGTCCCATTGCACCTCTCGCGTGGAGTTTTTGTGTACTGATTCCAACTTCTGCGCCAAAACCGAACTCAAATCCATCAGTAAATCGAGTAGAGGCATTATGATAAAGGGTGCTTGCATCCACCTCATTAAAGAATAATTCGACAACGGAAGCATCTTCGGAAATGACCGACTCTGAGTGTTTTGTACTGTAGTGTTGTATGTGCTCGACCGCTTCTTCTGGATTTTCTGTAATTTTCACAGCTGCTTCCAAAGATAAATATTCTTTTTCCCAATCGCTTTCAGAGGCGGGGTGGATTCTGCTGTCGAGCATGACAGATTTTTTATCCCCGTAGAGCTTCACGTTATAAGAGTGGAGGTCATTCACCAGATCAGTCAGATGCTCAGCTGCCCACGTTTTATCAATTACGAGTGTTTCACATGAATTGCACACCGATGGACGCTGGACTTTCGCATCAACTGCTATCTTTCTTGCCAGTTTACTGTCCGCACTTCTATCGATATAAATATGACAGTTTCCTGCACCGGTTTCGATGACCGGAACTTCAGATTCTTTTACAACGGTATCTATCAGGGATTTGCCGCCGCGGGGAATTATGACATCGATCAGGCCTCTGGCGGTAAACATTTCTTTTGTCAGACTTCGATCGGTATTTTCGATGAGCTGAATCGATTTTGCAGGATAGTCTGCTTGCGATAGAGCTTTTTGCATAATAGCAGTTATTGCTTTATTAGAATAAATTGTGGAGGAACTGCCCCGTAAAATGACGGCATTGCCTGTTTTAACAGCGAGAGCACTGATGTCGACAGTTACGTTTGGGCGGGCTTCATAAATGACACCGATAACGCCGATTGGTACCTGCACCTGTTTAATGTGCAGACGATTCGGTCTCGTATCTTCCCATATCGTTTTCCCAAGATCATCTGGCAGGTCTGCAATGGCCCTGACTGCGTCCGTAATTGCAGAAAGTCTTTCTTCATTCAAAGTAAGCCGGTCGATGAGGGAGGACTCGACATTGTTTTCCTTTGCGAGGGCGACGTCTTTTTGATTCTCTTCTAAAATGTACGTTATTTGATCATCGAGCATGTCTGCGATTTGAAGAAGGGCCTGCTTTCTGTTTTCTTTAGATAATACCGGCAGCCGATGAGATAACTGTCTGGCTTCTTTTGCTTTTTTTCTTACTTCATTCATATATATCTACCTTCCTTTACATTGGAGTTATGGAGAGAAACCCAAAAATCCCGGTGTACGACAAGGGAAGATGGAGGAGAGGAAAGGCTTTTTAAGTGCTGCAGTTCCTCGGAACGATCCGCAGCTTTTCCTTTGCCTATGAGCGTACCTGCTGAAGAGTAGACGTTGACTACTTCTCCTTTATCGAATTTCCCCTCTATCTGTTGCACGCCCACAAGCAGCAGGCTGCTTCCTTCGTTAAGCAGAGCTTCAGCTGCACCATCGTCAACAGTAATAGAACCGTGGGAGGATGCGTGATACGCTATCCATTGTTTATATGTCTGCATCTGTTTTTCCTTTTCAGGAACGATATAAGTGCCGCCGCCCCTGAATCCGGCAATATGGGCAAACGTTTCACTTTCTGTGAATGTTCCAATGTAAACGGCCGTACCCATTTTCTGTGCTGCTTTTGCCGCCTGCAGCTTAGCACGCATCCCTCCGGTCCCTACAGCAGTTGTAGATGTGTCAGTCTGGTCAAAAAGTTCTTCACTAATTTTATGAATCATTGTATATTTTTCCGCATGCGGATCACTAATCGGATTTGCATTGTAAATGCCGTCAATATCGGTCATTAAAATCAGCATATCAGCGTGGGTGACCCCGCTGATTAGTGCCGAAAGCATATCATTGTCACCAAACGTCAGCTCATCAACAGCTGTCGAATCATTTTCATTGATGATCGGGAGAATACCACGTTTTAATAATTCTGATAAGGATTCAAAAATATTCTGGTAGTGCTCCGCATTTCTGAAATCGTGTTTAGTTAACAGCATCTGGGCCGGTGTAATTCCGTACTGCTGTAGGGAAAAGCGGTACTGCTGCATAAGGAGACTCTGACCGACTGCTGCAGCTGCCTGTTTGGCCCTTACCGTTTTCGGACGGGAAGAGTATCCTATTTCCCGGAATCCTGCAGCTACAGATCCAGACGAAACGACAATTAATTCATGACCTGACTTTTTAACTTCCGCAAAAGCATGACAGAATTTCGCCAGCTTTAAAGGAGAAAGTGTTCCGTCTTTTTCTGTCAGGGAACTGCTGCCGATTTTAACGACAATTCTTTTCTTGACCATATTTATCTTCCTTTCTACTGAGCTCTGAAAACGGAGGAGAGTAATAGTATTATAAACAGAGGAGATGCTTACAGTATCTTCTTAATTTCAGCTTCGTGCAGGTGCAGCTGTAGCAGCTCGCAGCGATTAATATAATGAAATTAAGCTTTTTTCTATACAAAAAGCCCTCCGTCCTCTAAAAGGACGAAGAGCGCAACTCCCCGCGGTACCACCTTCATTAACTGATGCAACAGTTCAACTCGCTCAAAGATAACGGAGTGTGCCGTCCAAACGTAATTAGGAGCAGGTTCACCTTCCTCCAGGCCTGCCCGGATCTCAGCTTAAACCGGCGCTCTCTGAGAAGTGGAGTGAAGGGTACTATTCTCCGATTGGATTAAGTTCCATTATTCAAAATATTCTTGCAGATGTCAATAGGTCAATGAAGAAAAAAAGAAAGTTCCTGAATGATTAATTTATTAACGCCTGCAGTGGAGCAGGGATGCGGCCGCCTCGTTTAATGAATTTCTCAGAGGAAAAGGGATTAAGACCCATTACGGGAGCCCGTCCGAGCAGACCGCCGAATTCGACCATATCTCCTTCTCGTTTTCCCTGAACGGGAATAACGCGTACAGCGGTAGTTTTTTTATTGATCATACCGATCGCCATTTCGTCGGCGATGAGTCCGGATATCGAAGCAGCAGAAGCATCTCCATTTAATGCAATCATATCCAGGCCGACAGAACAGACACAGGTCATCGCTTCGAGTTTCGATAGAGAGAGAGCTTTATCCTCAATTCCTTTGATCATACCGTTGTCTTCAGATACAGGTATGAAAGCTCCTGATAGGCCTCCTACATAGGAACTGGCCATCGCTCCGCCCTTTTTAACGGCGTCGTTCATAAGGGCCAGGGCAGCTATAGTTCCGTGTGTCCCTACTCTTTCCAAACCAATTTCTTCAAGGATTTCTGCTACAGAATCATTCATTGCATTTGTGGGAGCAAGAGAAAGATCCATGATCCCAAAAGATGTATTCAGACGTTCAGCTACTTCACGGCCGATTAATTCACCGGCTCTCGTTATTTTAAACGCGGTGCGTTTTATCACGTCGGAAACTTCCCCTAAATCGGCTTCCGGATAACGGCGCAGAGCATGAAGAACGACTCCGGGTCCGCTGACACCTACATTCAGAACGACTTCCTGTTCGCCTGTTCCGTGAAAAGCTCCTGCCATAAATGGATTATCTTCCGCAGGATTGCAGAACACAACAAACTTTGCACAGGCTATTCCATTCTGCTCAGCAGTAAGTTCAGAAGCTTCTTTAATTATTTCTCCTAAACGTTTTATGCCGTCCATATTGATACCGGTTTTCGTTGTGGCAGCTGAAACCGATCCGCAGACGCGGGAAGTACGGCTCAAGGCTTCCGGCAGTGCGTCGAGCAGAACAGCGTCCCCTTTTGTAATACCTTTATGAATGAGGGCGGAAAATCCACCTATAAAATCCACTTCAGTCGCAAGGGCCGCTTTGTCCAGCGTTTCTGCGAGGGCGACCGCGTCCTCTTTTGTAGCTGCTCCGAGGAGCTCTGAAGCGGGGGTAATGGAAATTCTTTTATTCACAATTGGGATGCCGTATTCCTCGGCTACTTTGTCAGCTGTCCTGCGGAGATATTTAGCGGACGAAGTAATTTTGTCATACACAAGCTGCTGCGTGCGAGATGGATCCTGATCGATGCAGTCTCTCAGGCTGATGCCCATTGTTACTGTACGTATATCTAATTTTTCCATCTGAATCATGCGGATAGTTTCCTGTATTTCCTGAAAAGCCAGGCTCATTGTCATCTCTCCTTAAATCCGATGCATCGATTGAAAAAGTTCTTCCCGCTGCATATCAATTTTTAATTTCATAGTACTGCTGACTTTGTTTAACTCTTCAGCAAGGTTTTCGAGATCATCTGGTTTATTTATTTCTACGAGCATCATCATCGTAAAAAAATCCTGAAGGATCGTCTGAGAAATATCCAGAATGTTAACATCATTTTCTGCTAAAACGGTGGTAACTTTAGCAATAATACCGACCTGGTCTTTACCTACTACACTGACCACTGCTCTTTTATGGGACATCTTTGTCACTCCTGTCTGCAATTTGAATAAAACCTGCCTTGAAAATGAACGTTTGAATACATTTCCATCCAACAGGGTACGGCTGTTTTGCACGAGTTCTCTGTTAAAGGGAAAAGCTCTTGCCGTTAACGAAGGGGAGTTCTTAATGATCGACTTCTGTAAAGACAACTATTTAAAAGAAGTCAACAAAAAAAAGAATTGGTTTATAAACCAATCCCATACACGTTGAATTCCGAAAAGCTGCATTCGGTTTCTTCTGTCCATGTGCCTGAGATTGTGAACCCTTCGGCGCTGCCTGCATGCAGTCTCTCCAGAAGCTGCTCCAACGATAGTTTGCCCACCGCTATCTTCGCAACTGTTAAGTTGTACAGTTTAACCTATCAGCTTTTTTTATTAACGTCAAGTAGAGGAATAGCCCTCCTCCCTGAGTTCTGTTATATTTGAATAAGCAGAGACATCAGCAGAGGATGATAGTGTTGTTTAATCGATTAATCGGCGTCTTAATAATCATAATTATTAGTCTGGTGGGATTGTTTATGTATGTTTATCTTTCCCGTGAAGCTGCAGAAGAAACAACCTGGGAAACTCATACGTCCATAGAAGAGGCTGGATTTAACCCGGAGGCACTTGAACAGGCTCGTACATACTACGATTCACTAAATTCTACTGCAGCCATAGTCATCTCTGAAGGGAAAGTACTCTTTTCCTGGGGAGACGTAACAAAAAATACAAATGCCCATTCGATCAGAAAAAGCCTGCTTTCTGCTTTATACGGGATTGAAATGGAGCGCGGCTCTTTCCACTTATTTGATTCCCTGGAAGATTACGAAATAGACGACCAGACCCCGCTAACACCAATAGAAAAGCAGGCAACACTTTCCAACTTAATGACTTCTTCATCAGGTGTTTATCTTCCGGCTGGAGAAGAATCGTGGGGGATGCGTCTCGCACGGCCCAACCGCGGCAGTCATCTGCCCGGGGAGTTTTTTTACTATAACAACTGGGACTTTAATGTTCTTGGGTCAGTTTATAACGAACAGACAGAGGCGGATTTATTTGAGCACTTTAAGGAGCGTTTAGCTGACCCGCTCGGGATGGAAGATTTTGAGCTGGCAGATACGAATTATAAGTTTGAAGACCGCCGCTCCAGGCATCCTTCCTATTTGTTCCGAATTTCAGCAAGAGATCTGGCACGGTTCGGTCAGCTGTATCTGCAGAATGGATCCTGGGAGGGGGAGCAGCTTGTACCCAAACAATGGGTGGAGCGGAGTACTGAGGCTCAGAGGGAAGTGCCGGGAAATACATTATTTGATTATGGGTATCTATGGTGGGTAGCGACGGAAGCACCCTATGGAGATCTAAAGATGTATTCTGCTGTAGGCAGATACGGGCAGTCAATTGATGTCATACCTGAACTGGATCTCGTCTTTGTTCACCGCGTTGATTCCAACAGGCTTTCTTTCCAGTTTGCTAGAAGTTCTGTTAACGATCTTCAGCGTCTGCAGCTTCTTCAGCTGATTATTGATGCGAAAAGAAGAGAAGAATAGAAAACAAGCGCTCAAGCTTAACTACCGCTTGAGCGCTTGTTTTTTCGGCGGGGAATAGGGCGCCCCGATCTGTCCGATAAGCAGAAAACCATATTTCCATTTGTTAACGATAATTATCGTCGCTATTGATGCAGATAAACTAAATACAAAAAGAACAATAATATAAAGAAATCCAATAGTAAAAGGCTGAAGCTGATAGAAAAAATCAAACAGGAAAATATAAAAATAATGAAGGAGATAAATACCGAATGAAAAGCGGCTGACGTATTCCAGAAAAAAAGGAAGTTCTTTCATTCGGGAGGTCATATAAAACAGAAAAAAGATACACATAATCGTATGAATCAGTATATCCGTCCGCTTTGAACTGTGAACAGCAAGACTACCTGAGTGGTACAGGGTGAGCATTAATATACTGGTCAGAATGGGTCCTATAATGAAAAGGTAGCGGTATTTATAAATGAATTTTGAAAAGCTCTCGAAATTCGTACCTGCGTAGTAGCCAACTGTAAAATAAAATACCCAGCCGAACATAGGAAGCCAATAAAAACGTTCCCAAATGTATGGACCTATAGTCCATGCTTCCGGAGGAGAGGTGAAGTTGAAGAACATCAGATAAGCAGCATTTATAAGAAACGAAACGAGTAACACAATCTTCGGCGGCCATTTTTTAAGTTTGGAGTGAAATAGAAAATGAAACAGGTAAAACTGAAAAATGATGAGGATAAAATACCCGTGATAGTCCCCGATAAAAATATTCATAAGAATTTTATTGAACCCTTCCTGCATCCCGCCTGAAAAGAAAGGAAGGGCGTAAAAGACTCCCATGACGAAAAATGGAACAAGGATAAAGCGGAGTCTTTTCTTTAAAAAGTAATTCGGGAGCTCTCTGTTTCTATAGGAATAAGCGATCAGAAATTCGGAAATGAAAATAAACATGGGGGTCCCGTAATAAAGAATCATCTGGATGGAATCAAAAAAAATAGCAGATAATTCCCCCATTTCCCGGATAGTCTCGGTTTGGATACCAATATAAATACTGTGGAGAAGCACGATGCTCAGGCAGCCGATACTCCGAAGTACAAAAATTTCTTTTATCATATACGGCCTGCCTCCTTCTGCCATAGATAAAGAATCAATATTAAAGATACCATAAATATGGGATGGTTAGAAGAAAGTAAAGGGATTTCTTTCTTTATTCAAAAAGTCATAGTATCGTAGAAAAAGATGTGTCCAGGAAAGAAGGGTTAAAATGTCACGTTTGAATACATATCTGCTGCTCCTTTTCGTAATGGTTATATGGGGGTTGAACGTAGTAGCGGTGAAATTTTTAGTAGAACACATGCCTCCCGTACAAATGCAGGGACTGAGAATCGGATTAGCCGGGATTTGTGCCCTGCTGGCCGTATGTCTGCTGCGGGAAATGAAATCACTGTCCAAAAAACAGTGGCGAATCGTTCTCGCTGCATCACTATTCGGGCAGGTCGGTCATCATTCGCTGTTAGCTGTAGGACTCACGCAGACAACAGCAGCCAATGGGTCGCTTATCCTCGGCTTAATACCTCTGACTACGGCTGTTCTGGCAATGATATTTTTAGGTGATCCATTGACCAGGTGGAGATTTGCCGGCATTGCCCTGGGGTTTACCGGTATTTCATTTATCATTTTAAACCCCGAAGAAGGAGTCGCGATGATTTCCTCCGGAGATTTGTATATATTCCTGTCCATGCTGTCCCAGGCTTTTTCATTCATATTAATTAAAAGAGCTTCCGGCACGATTTCTCCAAGATGGATGACGGCTTTGATGCTTCTTATCGGATCTGTCAGTCTGCTGGTTATGAGCTTTTTTGTGGAGCCGGGCGGGTTCTCTTTAACTTCTCAAACCGGTCTGGTCTGGTTCGTTTTTTTGAGTTCAGCGATCCTTGCAACCGGTCTGGGACATTTACTGTTTAATGCGGCAATTCAAAAAATCGGCCCTGGACAGACAGCGCTTTTTAACAATTTCGTTCCCTTTTTTGCGCTTATTGGATCTTATTTTCTTTTAGGAGAATCTATTTATATCACCCAGATACTTGGATTTATTTTCATAGTCGCCGGAGTTCTTTTCGGGACAGGTTATATCGAACAGACAGTATTGAAGAAAAAAAGAGCCGTTCTGAGAAAATAATCAGAACGGCTCTTTTTATGGATTGTTTTGAAAGAAAATATGGAATAGGAAATAGTTTTCTTGAATTCGTTTACATTGTTGATAGCCATACGTTCAAGCGTAATACGCAGATGATTGTACGGAAAATAGTATGTTAAATAATCTGACATTTTTATTGTGTCAGAATATTCAGCCGGTATACTAAGGGTCATAAGTTGTTGGCATATTTGCTGACAGCAAAATAATTCGGGGAGAGTGAAGACGATGGACGAAATGTTTTTATTAAACAATGTATGGGTGATTGTCGCTTTTATTCTGGTTCTGCTCATGCAGGGAGGGTTCATTCTTCTTGAAGCCGGATCAACGCGAATGAAAAATGCCGGCCATATTGCCGGTAAGACGATATTTACAGTTGGAATTGCCTCATTGGTATTTTGGGCCGTAGGTTATGGGTTTATCTACGGGGAAGGAAATGCATTTATTGGAATGTCAGACTTCTTTTACGGAGACTTTACTTCTGCCGTAGATGGACTTGCTGGATCAGTTGATTTTATCTTTCAACTCGCATTTGCTGCCATTGCATTAACTATTGCTTTCGGAGGGTTTGCTGAACGCGCGAAATTATCTGTCTATATTATTTTTGCCGTTGCTTTTTCTGCTTTCATTTATCCTGTCGTAGCACACTGGATCTGGGGGGGCGGCTGGTTAGCCGGACTCGGTAAGCAGGACTTCGCTGGTTCCACTGTTGTTCATTTGACAGGAGCAATGGCTGCACTTGCCGCCACAATTATCTTAAAGCCTCGTATCGGGAAATTTAACGAAGATGGAACATCTAATGATATTGCCGGACACAACCAGGTCTATACAGCACTTGGTGTACTCATTTTATGGGTAGGCTGGTTTGGATTTAACGGTGGTTCTACACTTGGAGTTGACGGAGCATTCTTTGGTTATGTTGCCCTGACAACACAGCTTGCCGCAGCTGCCGGTGCCGTTGCAGCGATGGTAATAGTTTCAGCTGTAACCGGTAAAAATGATATTCCAACAATGTTGAATGGTGCCCTGGCAGGCCTTGTAGCAATTACGGCATCAACAGCATTTGTTGCCCCGTGGGCAGCGGTCATTATCGGTATTGTAGCTGGATTTATCGTTCACTTCAGCATGGTGTTCTTTGAAAAAAGTAAAATTGATGATCCTATATTTGCTCTCTCTGTACACGGAGTAGCAGGTATATGGGGGACACTTTCAACAGGATTTTTTGCTACACCGGCACTTTCAGAAATGAATGGCGGACAGCCCGGCCTGTTTTATGGCGGTGGTTTTGCGCAGCTGGGAGTGCAGTTTACGGGCGTTGCTGTCTCTGCACTCTATGCCTTTACCGTAGCTTTTATTATTTTGAAAGTTCTGGAAAAAGTACTTGGAGGTCTGAGAGTGTCTGAAGAAGAAGAGCTTATCGGACTGGATATGAGTGAACATGGAAGTTATGGTTACCCGGAAAATATGCCTGAGAAGAAGTATGATTCCAAACAGCCGGGGGCTTAAATATGAAACTGACTAAAGAAGAACATATTTCTTTTGAGCATTTACAGGAATGGCGGAACCGTCATATGCATCAAAAGCAGCTGACATTTTCTGAGTTAAATCAATTGCATGATGAATTGATGAAGAAGATTGTTCACGCGGCAGAAGAACTTACGCAAAGCGAGCAGGGCAAAGCACCTGCTCGCTTTGCTTTCCTTATAATGGGGAGTGCCGGAAGAAAGGAACAGGCATTGTGGAGCGATCAGGACCACGCGCTGATTCACGAAGGAAGCCCGGAAGACACTCCGTATTTTCTTGCGCTCGGCAGGAATATAACGAAAGGAATGGAAATATGCGGTTACGAACGGTGTGAAGGAAAAGTAATGGCTGAAGAACCCAGGTGGTGTAAACCTGTACCTGAAATGAAAAAACAGGTGGAACAGTGGATCCAGGAAGGTTCATGGGAATCAATCCGTCATATGCTTATTTTATTTGATGCAAGGACTCTGGTAGGTGACAAATCAGGTAACCAGGAATTGAAAGAGCTTATGTTCAGTTACAGCAGATTCCGGCACTCCTTCCGGAACAGGGTACTTGCCAATTCGGAATTTCGTATGAGGAGGCGGAATGTATTTGGGCAGATTCTTACAGATAAATATAAGCGTTTTGATTTTAAGGAAACCGTTCTTTTTCCTTTTGTGAATGCTGCTAGAACCGGAGCGTTTATAGAAGGAGACATTTCTTCTTCGACAATTTCCAGAATGCAGAGCCTGTCCGCCGTCTTTCCGAGAATGCCGGTTGCGCGAAAGTCTTTTGAAAATGCCCTGAATTTCCGGCATCTGCAAACGAAGAATAGTTCCTCCTATCGGGACATTCATCTTATTAAGGCAGATACCTTAACGAAAGAGGAGAAGCGGATGGTGAAAGAATGGATGGAAGAAGGGAAGCAGCTTCTCGAGCAGGTTCATGAATATTATAAAAATATGGAAAGGAAGCTTCCCTTATGAATGTCGTCGACAAATGGCTGAGGCAAATGGGAGCCCTGGCCGGTAGATCAGCCTATCATCCTAAAGGGAGCCGCAATGCAGAAGCAGTAGCCTACGCTCGAAGACTTCAGCGTGAACAGAAACAGCGGGACCATCTGGAGATGCCTTTTAAAAAACTGCCGGTGGTTGTATTTGACATTGAGACGACCGGGTTTTCTCCAAAAAAGGGGGATACAGTGCTTTCTATAGGTGCAGTAAAGCAGAAAGAAACAGGACTGGAAGAATTCTACTCACTTGTATACTCTGAAACGGAACCTTCAGAAACGGTAAAAGAGCTGACGGGAATAACAGGAAATATGCTGTTGGAAGCTCCACCGGCAGAAGAAGTATTTACGGATTTTCTTCAGTTTATTCAAGGACATACGCTTGTGGCACATCATGCAAAGCATGAGAAAGCTTTTATGGAACAGACGCTCTGGACGCTTTATCGTATGAAATTTGATTATCGGCTGCTGGATACAACCTTTTTGACAAGAATAATTGATCCAGAACGGCAGCTTCATTCACTTGAAGAATGCTGCGATTATTTTAATATTCCATCCAGCGGCAGACATCACGCATTAGAAGATGCAAAAATGACTTACCGATTGTGGAACACGTGCACAGAGCATGTTCAAAAACAGGGATATCATACTTTAAAAGATGTTTATTCTATGTTGGCAAGACAGCAGCACTGAGCCGCTCCTTTAGGGAGTGCTCCGTGCTTTTTTGTTTTAGAAAAAAGTATAAAAATTCCCTCCTTCCGACATGATTACTGAAATCCTGCAATTAATGTATTTTTTCCAGATCAGGAAATGTTTTCAGAAGTATTTTGTAAGGATAACGCTTACATTATCCGAAACTGTGAATGTTTACGAAAACCCTGTTTTCACGGGCCGGAGCATGTGATAAGATTAGTCATAATATTCGAACATAGAGGAGAATCAGCTCATGGAAGAGACAAAAGCGCAGGGAGTATATGTCAAAGATATACTGCTTGCCCATCAGGCATTAAAAGATGTTGTTGTGAAAACACCTCTGCAGCGGGATAATATCCTTTCTGATAAGTATGGTGCAAACGTTTATTTAAAACGGGAAGATCTTCAGGTAGTTCGATCCTTTAAGCTCCGAGGGGCTTATAATCTGATGCAGGGTCTTGGAGAACAGGAGCTGCAGAAGGGGGTTGTCTGTGCAAGTGCAGGTAATCATGCACAGGGAGTGGCTTATTCCTGTAAAGCACTCGGTGTAAGAGGGAAGATATATATGCCTTCTACAACCCCGAGGCAGAAAGTTTCCCGGGTGGAATTTTTCGGAGAACCCTTTGTCGAAGTCATTCTGACAGGAGATACGTTCGATGATGCATTTAAAGAAGCGATGATCTGTTGTGAAAAAGAGGAAATGTCCTTTATTCATCCATTTGATGATACCCGGACGATAGCTGGTCAGGGAACGGTCGGTATGGAAATATTGGAAGATATTGATGTCCCCATTTCTCATGTCTTCATGAGTATCGGAGGAGGCGGACTGATTTCCGGTGTGGGGTCCTACTTCAAAGAAATTTCTCCTTCGACGAAAATGATCGGAGTAGAGCCGGCAGGAGCACCGGGTATGAAAACCTCCCTAGCAGCTGGAAAAGTAACAACACTGGGTAAAATTGATAAATTTGTAGATGGAGCAGCAGTGAAAAAAGTAGGAGAGACTACTTTTGAGATTGCTAAACGGGTGGTCGACGATATTACCCTTATCGACGAAGGCAGAGTATGTGCCGCAATGCTTAATCTGTATAACGAAAATGCTATTGTAGCCGAACCGGCAGGAGCACTTTCTATAGCTGCACTTGATGAATATAAAG is a window from the Alkalicoccus halolimnae genome containing:
- the typA gene encoding translational GTPase TypA translates to MNVRNDLRNIAIIAHVDHGKTTLVDELLKQSGTFSEHEQVAERAMDNNDIEKERGITILAKNTAVKYEDKRINILDTPGHADFGGEVERILKMVDGVLLVVDAFEGCMPQTRFVLKKALEQKLTPVVVLNKIDRPMARPAEVIDEVLDLFIELDADEDQLDFPVVYASAINGTASLKDDDQNDDMSVVFKTVIDNVPAPVDNAEEPFQFQVTMLDYNDYLGRIGVGRVFRGTIKKGDQATLIKRDGTEKTFRITKMFGFFGLKKEEISEAKPGDLIALSGVEDIMVGDTICPPEHPEQMELVRIDEPTLQMKFLVNNSPFAGREGQHVTSRKIEARLMTQVETDVSLRVEPTSSPDAWTVSGRGELHLSILIENLRREGFELQVSKPEVIIKEVDGVKCEPFESVQVDVPEEYTGSVMESLGDRKGEMLNMINKGDGQVRLEFLVPSRGLIGYTTEFMSQTKGYGIINHTFDSYRPRAQGHVGGRRQGVLVSMETGKTTSYGMIQLEDRGTLFVEPGTDIYEGMIVGEHNRDNDLSINITKLKAQTNIRSATKDQTVTMKRPRLLTLEEALEYLDNDEYCEVTPQSIRLRKKILDKSSRERDEKRSKLASQE
- a CDS encoding glutamate-5-semialdehyde dehydrogenase, with the translated sequence MNEVRKKAKEARQLSHRLPVLSKENRKQALLQIADMLDDQITYILEENQKDVALAKENNVESSLIDRLTLNEERLSAITDAVRAIADLPDDLGKTIWEDTRPNRLHIKQVQVPIGVIGVIYEARPNVTVDISALAVKTGNAVILRGSSSTIYSNKAITAIMQKALSQADYPAKSIQLIENTDRSLTKEMFTARGLIDVIIPRGGKSLIDTVVKESEVPVIETGAGNCHIYIDRSADSKLARKIAVDAKVQRPSVCNSCETLVIDKTWAAEHLTDLVNDLHSYNVKLYGDKKSVMLDSRIHPASESDWEKEYLSLEAAVKITENPEEAVEHIQHYSTKHSESVISEDASVVELFFNEVDASTLYHNASTRFTDGFEFGFGAEVGISTQKLHARGAMGLSALMTTKYLVSGQGQTKGQLPLSAENQE
- the proB gene encoding glutamate 5-kinase encodes the protein MVKKRIVVKIGSSSLTEKDGTLSPLKLAKFCHAFAEVKKSGHELIVVSSGSVAAGFREIGYSSRPKTVRAKQAAAAVGQSLLMQQYRFSLQQYGITPAQMLLTKHDFRNAEHYQNIFESLSELLKRGILPIINENDSTAVDELTFGDNDMLSALISGVTHADMLILMTDIDGIYNANPISDPHAEKYTMIHKISEELFDQTDTSTTAVGTGGMRAKLQAAKAAQKMGTAVYIGTFTESETFAHIAGFRGGGTYIVPEKEKQMQTYKQWIAYHASSHGSITVDDGAAEALLNEGSSLLLVGVQQIEGKFDKGEVVNVYSSAGTLIGKGKAADRSEELQHLKSLSSPPSSLVVHRDFWVSLHNSNVKEGRYI
- a CDS encoding PFL family protein, with translation MSLAFQEIQETIRMIQMEKLDIRTVTMGISLRDCIDQDPSRTQQLVYDKITSSAKYLRRTADKVAEEYGIPIVNKRISITPASELLGAATKEDAVALAETLDKAALATEVDFIGGFSALIHKGITKGDAVLLDALPEALSRTSRVCGSVSAATTKTGINMDGIKRLGEIIKEASELTAEQNGIACAKFVVFCNPAEDNPFMAGAFHGTGEQEVVLNVGVSGPGVVLHALRRYPEADLGEVSDVIKRTAFKITRAGELIGREVAERLNTSFGIMDLSLAPTNAMNDSVAEILEEIGLERVGTHGTIAALALMNDAVKKGGAMASSYVGGLSGAFIPVSEDNGMIKGIEDKALSLSKLEAMTCVCSVGLDMIALNGDASAASISGLIADEMAIGMINKKTTAVRVIPVQGKREGDMVEFGGLLGRAPVMGLNPFSSEKFIKRGGRIPAPLQALIN
- a CDS encoding ACT domain-containing protein; amino-acid sequence: MSHKRAVVSVVGKDQVGIIAKVTTVLAENDVNILDISQTILQDFFTMMMLVEINKPDDLENLAEELNKVSSTMKLKIDMQREELFQSMHRI